A stretch of Lathyrus oleraceus cultivar Zhongwan6 chromosome 6, CAAS_Psat_ZW6_1.0, whole genome shotgun sequence DNA encodes these proteins:
- the LOC127093179 gene encoding endonuclease 4 yields MSIRQRRKYNRCSLVHKETKFSPSEERFYDNNIDEYFKNIQKNITKTWSDEVADWEACSSDETTCPNVYASEGVKDACQYAYKYAPEDATLEDDYFLSCLPIISLRLAQGGVRLAATLNRIFQ; encoded by the exons ATGTCCATCAG ACAAAGGAGGAAATACAATAGATGttcattggtacacaaggaaACAAAATTTTCACCAT CAGAAGAAAGATTCTATGATAATAACATTGATGAATACTTCAAGAACATTCAAAAAAATATCACG AAAACATGGTCAGATGAAGTGGCAGATTGGGAAGCATGCAGTTCTGATGAGACGACATGTCCAAATGTTTATGCATCTGAAGGTGTTAAGGATGCTTGTCAATACGCATATAAATACGCCCCTGAAGATGCTACACTAGAAG ATGATTACTTTCTATCATGTTTGCCTATCATCAGTTTGCGATTAGCTCAAGGAGGAGTTCGATTGGCGGCAACCCTCAATCGTATTTTTCAGTGA
- the LOC127095007 gene encoding endonuclease 4-like: MPQLWLFVLVGLEEDSIHFITVLDVLFNFQSALCAQAQARLTEAAADAEKQLLPTYANNDLSSVCTWADRVKFALRWTSALHFADTPPKLCNFQYASMSLFHSYSIDSLFTISCHNLTSQPAGFDRSMDLNSMTLEVYDMMHLPIYLNIHSYRGLPRL; the protein is encoded by the exons ATGCCTCAACTTTGGCTTTTTGTTTTAGTTGGTTTAGAAG AGGATTCAATTCATTTTATTACTGTGCTTGATGTCCTGTTTAACTTTCAGTCTGCTTTATGTGCTCAGGCTCAGGCTCGTCTGACTGAGGCAGCTGCAGATGCTGAGAAACAGTTGCTGCCTACTTATGCGAATAATGATCTGTCAAGTGTTTGTACATGGGCTGATCGCGTCAAGTTTGCTCTTCGTTGGACGTCTGCTTTGCATTTCGCTGACACTCCTCCTAAGCTTTGCAATTTCCAATATGCCAGTATGTCTCTTTTTCATTCTTATTCTATTGATTCATTGTTTACTATATCATGTCACAATCTGACATCTCAACCTGCCGGATTTGATAGATCAATGGATTTAAATTCAATGACTCTTGAAGTTTATGATATGATGCACTTACCAATTTATCTAAACATTCATTCATATAGGGGATTGCCAAGACTTTGA